In a single window of the Thiohalospira halophila DSM 15071 genome:
- the hemC gene encoding hydroxymethylbilane synthase — protein sequence MSEPLRIATRKSPLALWQAEYVRDRLQALHTGLEVELVRMTTQGDRVLDSPLAKIGGKGLFVKELENGMLEGRADIAVHSMKDVPIEFPEGLHLAVICPREDPRDAFVSNHYDHLDELPEGAVVGTSSLRRQAQVRARRPDLEIRDLRGNVNTRLAKLDAGDYDAIILACAGLRRLGFAERIRTPLEPEVILPAIGQGVVGVECRVDDERVNELLAAVDDAATRPRIAAERALNARLEGGCQVPIGGYSEVEGDEIHLRALVGRPEGGEVIRSEARGPVAEAEAIGVRVADDLLARGAGEILKEVYGNG from the coding sequence ATGTCCGAGCCCCTGCGCATCGCCACCCGCAAGAGTCCCCTCGCCCTGTGGCAGGCGGAATACGTCCGTGACCGGCTTCAGGCCCTGCATACCGGGCTGGAGGTGGAGCTGGTCCGCATGACCACCCAGGGGGACCGGGTCCTGGACTCGCCGCTGGCCAAGATCGGCGGCAAGGGGCTGTTCGTGAAGGAGCTGGAGAACGGCATGCTGGAGGGGCGCGCGGATATCGCCGTCCACTCCATGAAGGATGTCCCCATCGAGTTCCCGGAGGGGCTCCATCTGGCGGTGATCTGCCCCCGGGAGGACCCCCGGGACGCCTTCGTGAGCAACCACTACGACCACCTGGACGAGCTGCCCGAGGGGGCCGTGGTCGGGACCTCCAGCCTGCGCCGCCAGGCCCAGGTGCGCGCCCGGCGGCCGGATCTCGAGATCCGGGATCTGCGCGGCAACGTGAACACCCGCCTGGCCAAGCTGGACGCCGGCGACTACGACGCCATCATCCTCGCCTGCGCCGGTCTGCGGCGGCTCGGTTTTGCCGAGCGGATCCGGACGCCGCTGGAGCCGGAGGTGATCCTGCCGGCCATCGGCCAGGGCGTGGTGGGCGTGGAGTGCCGCGTGGACGACGAACGGGTCAACGAACTGCTGGCGGCGGTGGACGATGCCGCCACCCGGCCGCGCATCGCCGCCGAGCGGGCGCTGAATGCCCGGCTGGAGGGCGGCTGCCAGGTCCCCATCGGCGGCTATTCCGAGGTGGAAGGCGACGAGATCCACCTGCGCGCCCTGGTGGGCCGCCCCGAGGGGGGCGAGGTCATTCGCAGCGAGGCGCGCGGCCCGGTGGCGGAGGCGGAGGCCATCGGTGTGCGGGTGGCGGACGATCTGCTGGCCCGGGGCGCGGGCGAGATCCTCAAGGAGGTCTACGGTAATGGCTGA
- a CDS encoding undecaprenyl-diphosphate phosphatase — MDWIQATLLALLQGITEFLPISSSAHLILLPVVAEWEDQGLAFDVAVHVGSLAAVVAYFRRELAAMSRDWLASVVQRRTVGESRLAWAVLWGTVPVGLAGLIFKGFIEGELRGPLVIATTTVVFGLALWWADSRVRGKRDEHTLRWRDVLIVGLAQAIALIPGTSRSGITMTAGLLVGLSREAAARFSFLLAIPVIILAGGLKGVDLVTAARPVDWSVIAVGTAMSAASAYLCITAFLAVIQRIGMLPFVIYRLVLGAVLFALFAG, encoded by the coding sequence ATGGACTGGATCCAGGCCACCCTGCTCGCCCTGCTACAGGGCATCACCGAATTCCTCCCCATCTCCAGCTCCGCCCACCTCATCCTGCTGCCGGTGGTGGCGGAATGGGAGGATCAGGGGCTGGCCTTCGATGTGGCGGTGCACGTCGGCTCCCTGGCCGCCGTGGTTGCCTACTTCCGGCGGGAGCTGGCGGCCATGAGCCGGGACTGGCTCGCCTCGGTGGTCCAGCGCCGCACGGTGGGGGAGAGCCGGCTGGCCTGGGCGGTGCTGTGGGGGACGGTCCCGGTGGGCCTGGCCGGGCTGATCTTCAAGGGCTTCATCGAGGGGGAGCTGCGCGGACCGCTGGTCATCGCCACCACCACGGTGGTCTTCGGCCTGGCGCTGTGGTGGGCCGATAGCCGGGTCCGCGGGAAACGGGACGAGCACACCCTGCGCTGGCGGGATGTACTCATCGTCGGCCTGGCCCAGGCCATCGCCCTCATCCCGGGGACCTCGCGTTCCGGGATCACCATGACGGCCGGCCTCCTGGTCGGCCTCTCCCGGGAGGCGGCGGCGCGCTTCTCCTTCCTCCTGGCCATCCCGGTGATCATCCTCGCCGGGGGACTCAAGGGGGTGGATCTGGTGACTGCCGCCCGCCCGGTGGACTGGTCGGTCATTGCCGTGGGCACGGCGATGTCAGCGGCTAGTGCCTACCTCTGCATCACCGCCTTCCTCGCCGTCATCCAGCGCATCGGCATGCTGCCCTTCGTGATCTACCGGCTGGTGCTAGGCGCGGTGCTCTTCGCCCTTTTCGCCGGCTGA
- a CDS encoding MerR family transcriptional regulator produces the protein MAEEETLSIGALAEWLETTPRTLRFYEEEGLLTPSRSPGGTRRYGPAAQRRAAFLVRLTRAGVELDRLRALAGARSEADTGAAATAAARAELDRLAARLDEVDEVVARTRSALDELGPALATCAECRRPPTAEGCPDCPVRRLAPRVPLAALLWGEEGKG, from the coding sequence GTGGCTGAGGAGGAGACCCTGAGCATCGGGGCCCTGGCCGAATGGCTGGAGACCACCCCGCGCACCCTGCGCTTCTACGAGGAGGAGGGGCTGCTGACCCCCAGCCGCTCCCCGGGCGGCACCCGGCGCTACGGGCCGGCGGCGCAGCGCCGGGCGGCCTTCCTGGTGCGGCTGACCCGGGCGGGGGTGGAGCTGGATCGCCTCCGGGCCCTGGCCGGGGCCCGCTCGGAGGCCGACACCGGGGCCGCCGCCACCGCCGCCGCTCGGGCCGAGCTGGACCGGCTGGCGGCGCGTCTGGACGAGGTGGACGAGGTGGTGGCGCGCACCCGCAGCGCCCTGGACGAGCTGGGCCCGGCGTTGGCCACCTGCGCGGAGTGCCGACGTCCCCCGACCGCCGAGGGCTGCCCCGACTGCCCCGTCCGCCGGCTGGCCCCCCGGGTGCCGCTGGCTGCTCTCCTCTGGGGCGAGGAGGGGAAGGGCTGA
- a CDS encoding class I SAM-dependent methyltransferase produces MAAELPAPDADAAATSDELVARIRAAIAEAGGALPFHRYQQMALYEPGLGYYAGGSHKLGAGGDFVTAPEISPWFGYCLAREAAPVLRAIGGDVLEPGAGSGRMAADVLTELERQGALPETYRILEVSAELRDRQRRTLAERVPHLVDRVAWVDELPEGFRGVVLANEVLDAMPVHRFRITEQGPVELGVADTEEGLATVEIGAPGARLAAAIEQAREAAGGLPVGYESEIGLAAVDWVTTLAQRLEAGRVVLVDYGFPRHEFYHPQRATGTLMGHYRHHAHADPYLYPGLSDLTAHVDFTAVAEAAHGAGLQVAGFATQAHYLMSLGLAEAAEEVNPVDQRAQLEAAQAMRTLTMPEEMGELFKVLLLDRGELPPPLGLALRDMRGRL; encoded by the coding sequence ATGGCCGCCGAACTGCCCGCCCCCGATGCCGACGCCGCCGCCACCAGCGACGAGCTGGTAGCCCGGATCCGCGCGGCCATCGCCGAGGCCGGCGGGGCGCTGCCCTTCCACCGCTACCAGCAGATGGCCCTCTACGAGCCGGGGCTGGGCTACTACGCCGGCGGCAGCCACAAGCTCGGCGCCGGGGGCGACTTCGTCACCGCCCCGGAGATCTCGCCCTGGTTCGGCTACTGCCTGGCCCGGGAGGCAGCACCGGTGCTCCGGGCCATCGGCGGTGACGTGCTGGAGCCGGGGGCCGGCTCCGGACGAATGGCCGCCGATGTCCTCACCGAGCTGGAACGCCAGGGCGCCCTGCCGGAGACCTACCGGATCCTGGAGGTGAGCGCGGAACTGCGCGACCGCCAGCGGCGGACCCTCGCCGAGCGGGTGCCCCACCTCGTCGACCGGGTGGCCTGGGTGGACGAACTCCCCGAGGGCTTTCGCGGCGTGGTCCTGGCCAACGAGGTCCTGGATGCCATGCCGGTGCACCGCTTCCGGATCACCGAGCAGGGCCCCGTGGAGCTGGGCGTGGCCGACACCGAGGAGGGGCTGGCGACGGTGGAGATCGGCGCCCCCGGCGCGCGGCTGGCGGCGGCCATCGAGCAGGCACGGGAGGCCGCGGGCGGGCTCCCGGTGGGCTACGAATCGGAGATCGGCCTGGCCGCGGTGGACTGGGTCACCACCCTGGCCCAACGGCTGGAGGCCGGCCGGGTGGTGCTGGTGGACTACGGCTTCCCGCGCCACGAGTTCTACCACCCCCAGCGCGCCACCGGGACCCTCATGGGCCACTACCGCCACCACGCCCACGCCGACCCCTATCTCTACCCGGGCCTTTCCGACCTCACCGCCCACGTGGACTTCACGGCCGTGGCCGAGGCTGCCCACGGCGCCGGCCTGCAGGTGGCCGGCTTCGCCACCCAGGCCCACTACCTCATGAGCCTGGGGCTGGCCGAGGCGGCGGAGGAGGTCAATCCGGTGGACCAGCGCGCCCAGCTGGAGGCAGCGCAGGCCATGCGGACCCTCACCATGCCGGAGGAGATGGGCGAACTCTTCAAGGTGCTGTTGCTGGACCGGGGCGAACTGCCGCCTCCCCTCGGCCTCGCCCTGCGCGACATGCGCGGGCGGCTCTGA
- a CDS encoding tRNA(Met) cytidine acetyltransferase TmcA yields the protein MSDGAPDDPEATALGSALAAEARRVGQRRALVLTGGGDWACRQAGAVLVGAGIETPLWVGNEAPAGTEVVTPEGATDYLGGEWPAVVYDLRAGVDADAMGAVAGTVAAGGLLLLLGPPLADWPTFPDPQRQRITVDPWPPEAVGGRFLRRLADLIAADSATPVWSEGEASPRLPDLPAPPPAAEPPDPDCRTADQAAAVAALEKVATGQRRRPVVLIADRGRGKSAALGIAAARRLDAGAQRVVLTAPRRAAVAAAFERAEVARSGAVREGGSLVWPDRSRLDFRPPDELAESGEQADLVLVDEAAALPVPLLQRLLARYPRLAFATTLHGYEGTGRGFEVRFARALDEGSRGWRRLTLAEPVRWATGDPVEALTFRLLALDAEPPAEAELPPDAAAAAEVAPEDRDALAADETALTEAFGLLVQAHYRTRPRDLRNLLDAPSIGVVTARSGGHVVGVALWAREGGFDAGTAAAITAGRRRPHGHLIPESLAAHLGLGEAPERVGARVLRLAVHPALRRAGLGQRLVEGVAEAAGAAGCDYLGASFAGEPELLAFWRACDLEPVRVSLYPGAISGAHALLMLRPLNDAGSALTIEARAVLADDLPVALGDALRDLDPDLAAAVLAGLPVAVPKDGDARTITAVAAGERLPEARPAPLWRWSAALLAAPPPALEPDGVRVLMARVLQQRPWTEVATAAGLSGRREAVAALRRALRRALAVGL from the coding sequence ATGAGTGATGGTGCCCCCGATGACCCTGAAGCCACCGCCCTGGGCTCCGCCCTGGCGGCCGAAGCCCGCCGCGTCGGCCAGCGTCGCGCCCTGGTCCTGACCGGCGGTGGCGACTGGGCCTGCCGGCAGGCCGGTGCGGTCCTGGTCGGGGCCGGGATCGAGACTCCCCTCTGGGTCGGGAACGAGGCACCGGCCGGCACGGAGGTGGTGACCCCGGAGGGGGCCACGGATTACCTGGGCGGAGAGTGGCCCGCCGTGGTCTACGACCTGCGCGCCGGGGTGGATGCCGATGCCATGGGGGCGGTGGCCGGCACCGTGGCCGCCGGCGGCCTCCTCCTGCTGCTGGGGCCGCCGCTGGCGGACTGGCCGACCTTCCCCGATCCCCAGCGCCAGCGGATCACCGTGGACCCCTGGCCGCCGGAGGCGGTGGGTGGGCGTTTTCTCCGGCGCCTGGCCGACCTCATCGCCGCCGACTCGGCCACGCCGGTCTGGAGCGAGGGCGAGGCATCCCCCCGACTGCCGGATCTCCCCGCACCACCGCCGGCCGCCGAGCCCCCCGACCCCGATTGTCGCACCGCCGACCAGGCCGCCGCCGTCGCCGCCCTGGAGAAGGTGGCCACCGGCCAGCGGCGACGGCCGGTGGTCCTGATCGCCGATCGCGGTCGCGGCAAGTCCGCAGCCCTGGGCATCGCCGCCGCCCGCCGCCTGGACGCAGGGGCGCAGCGCGTGGTCCTCACCGCCCCGCGGCGGGCCGCCGTGGCGGCAGCCTTCGAGCGCGCCGAAGTGGCCCGGTCGGGGGCGGTCCGCGAGGGTGGTTCGCTGGTCTGGCCGGACAGGAGCCGGCTGGACTTCCGTCCCCCGGACGAGCTGGCCGAGAGCGGTGAGCAGGCCGACCTGGTCCTGGTCGACGAGGCCGCCGCCCTGCCCGTACCCCTTCTCCAGCGGTTGCTGGCCCGCTATCCGCGCCTGGCCTTCGCCACCACGCTCCATGGCTACGAGGGTACCGGCCGCGGCTTCGAGGTTCGTTTCGCCCGCGCCCTGGACGAGGGCAGCCGGGGCTGGCGGCGGCTCACCCTGGCCGAGCCGGTGCGCTGGGCCACCGGCGATCCGGTGGAGGCGCTGACCTTCCGCCTCCTGGCCCTGGATGCCGAGCCACCAGCGGAGGCCGAACTCCCCCCGGATGCCGCGGCCGCGGCGGAGGTAGCCCCCGAAGACCGCGATGCCCTGGCGGCGGATGAGACCGCCCTGACCGAGGCCTTCGGCCTGCTGGTCCAGGCCCACTACCGCACGCGCCCCCGGGATCTGCGCAATCTCCTGGACGCACCGAGTATCGGCGTGGTCACCGCCCGCAGCGGGGGGCACGTGGTTGGCGTCGCCCTGTGGGCCCGGGAGGGGGGCTTCGACGCCGGGACGGCGGCGGCCATCACCGCCGGTCGGCGGCGTCCCCACGGCCACCTCATCCCGGAATCCCTGGCGGCCCATCTGGGCCTGGGCGAGGCGCCGGAGCGGGTGGGCGCGCGGGTGCTGCGCCTGGCCGTGCATCCGGCACTGCGCCGGGCCGGGCTGGGGCAGCGGCTGGTGGAGGGGGTGGCCGAGGCCGCCGGGGCGGCCGGCTGCGACTACCTGGGGGCGAGCTTTGCCGGCGAGCCGGAGCTGCTGGCCTTCTGGCGCGCCTGCGACCTGGAGCCGGTGCGGGTCTCCCTCTATCCCGGCGCCATCTCCGGCGCCCACGCCCTGCTCATGCTGCGCCCGCTGAATGACGCCGGGTCGGCGCTCACCATCGAGGCGCGCGCGGTGCTGGCCGACGACCTGCCAGTGGCCCTGGGGGATGCCCTGCGGGACCTGGACCCCGACCTGGCGGCGGCGGTGCTGGCGGGGCTGCCGGTGGCGGTGCCGAAGGACGGCGATGCCCGGACCATCACCGCCGTGGCCGCCGGGGAGCGCCTGCCGGAGGCGCGCCCCGCCCCCTTGTGGCGCTGGTCGGCGGCCCTGCTGGCGGCCCCGCCGCCGGCGCTGGAGCCCGACGGGGTCCGCGTCCTGATGGCGCGGGTGCTGCAGCAGCGACCCTGGACCGAGGTGGCGACGGCAGCCGGCCTCTCCGGCCGCCGGGAGGCGGTGGCGGCGCTGCGGCGGGCGTTGAGGCGGGCGCTGGCCGTCGGCCTTTAG
- a CDS encoding CBS domain-containing protein: MVRRDRSFAALNTIGLPPEVSFRRPERPVMQPVTLEDGATKIMTDLDRVAALTTYPDASLHEAEQRMISGGVRLLLVTDAEEQVVGVITATDILGEKPVTFLQRYGGKREELRVADVMTPHADLQALRLHDVEHGRVGDVVATLRQAGRQHALVVDDSQGAPRIRGIISSTQIARQLGHPVEGDGRAHSFAELEAALVAAPA, encoded by the coding sequence ATGGTTCGTCGCGACCGCAGCTTCGCAGCCCTGAACACGATCGGCCTGCCACCGGAGGTCTCCTTCCGCCGTCCGGAGCGCCCGGTGATGCAACCGGTCACCCTGGAGGACGGGGCCACCAAGATAATGACCGACCTCGACCGGGTGGCCGCGCTGACCACCTACCCCGACGCCTCGCTCCACGAGGCCGAGCAGCGGATGATCAGCGGCGGGGTCCGGCTCCTGCTGGTCACGGACGCCGAGGAACAGGTGGTAGGGGTCATCACCGCCACCGATATCCTCGGCGAGAAGCCGGTGACCTTCCTGCAGCGCTACGGCGGCAAGCGGGAGGAGCTGCGCGTGGCCGATGTCATGACGCCCCACGCCGACCTCCAGGCCCTGCGCCTCCACGACGTGGAGCACGGCCGGGTGGGGGATGTCGTCGCCACCCTCCGCCAGGCCGGCCGCCAGCACGCCCTGGTGGTAGATGATTCCCAGGGGGCGCCGCGCATCCGCGGGATCATCTCCTCCACCCAGATCGCCCGGCAGCTGGGCCATCCGGTGGAGGGGGACGGTCGGGCTCATAGCTTCGCGGAGCTGGAGGCGGCCCTGGTGGCGGCACCGGCCTGA
- a CDS encoding TspO/MBR family protein: protein MSETAPNPWTQRLMLLGLLVLCLATGAVGGAITRPALDPWYRELTRPFFTPPDIAFPIVWNLLFVLMAVAAWRVWRVAGFSWDRETPHPLALFFVQLGLNLGWSVVFFGLQSPGWALVEIVFLLAAILATWRAFTEFDRVAGWLFVPYIAWVGYATLLNASIVYLN from the coding sequence ATGAGCGAGACTGCCCCCAACCCCTGGACCCAGCGCCTCATGCTCCTGGGGCTGCTGGTGCTCTGCCTGGCCACCGGGGCCGTGGGCGGAGCCATCACCCGGCCGGCCCTGGACCCCTGGTACCGGGAGCTGACCCGGCCCTTCTTCACGCCGCCGGATATCGCCTTCCCCATCGTCTGGAATCTGCTGTTCGTGCTGATGGCGGTGGCCGCCTGGCGGGTCTGGCGGGTGGCGGGGTTCTCCTGGGATCGGGAGACGCCGCATCCGCTGGCGCTCTTCTTCGTCCAGCTGGGGCTGAATCTGGGCTGGAGCGTGGTCTTCTTCGGCCTGCAGTCGCCGGGATGGGCGCTGGTGGAGATCGTCTTCCTGCTCGCGGCCATCCTGGCCACCTGGCGCGCCTTCACCGAGTTCGACCGGGTGGCGGGCTGGCTCTTCGTCCCCTACATCGCCTGGGTGGGCTACGCGACCCTGCTCAACGCCAGCATCGTCTACCTCAACTAA
- a CDS encoding thioredoxin fold domain-containing protein — MSIIRAKTLALLTTLLMLAAWSGHGAAEGLTAAGDLRDLDPDQPVILAFTADDCPYCEYVKESHLVPMRKRGEAVTIREVDVGSHRNLTTFAGETVKQRDLGDGYSVRVTPTLVFLTPEGDVAAENLVGVTSRDYYGLYLERRVESVREAMAGE; from the coding sequence ATGTCAATCATCCGCGCAAAGACCCTGGCCCTGCTGACCACCCTGCTGATGCTCGCCGCCTGGAGCGGCCACGGCGCCGCCGAAGGACTCACCGCAGCCGGCGACCTTCGCGACCTGGACCCGGACCAGCCGGTGATCCTCGCCTTTACCGCCGATGACTGCCCCTATTGCGAGTACGTGAAGGAGAGCCACCTCGTTCCCATGCGCAAGCGTGGGGAGGCCGTGACCATCCGGGAGGTGGACGTCGGCAGCCACCGCAACCTCACCACTTTCGCCGGTGAGACCGTCAAACAGCGCGACCTCGGCGACGGCTACAGCGTCCGGGTAACCCCCACGCTGGTCTTCCTCACCCCCGAGGGGGACGTGGCTGCCGAGAACCTGGTGGGCGTGACCTCGCGGGACTACTACGGCCTCTACCTGGAACGCCGGGTAGAATCGGTCCGCGAGGCCATGGCGGGAGAGTAG
- a CDS encoding SDR family NAD(P)-dependent oxidoreductase, translated as MRMAERRVIVTGGASGIGEATVRDLVIQGARVIIADLDDERGPGLAEELGEQVTYQRTDVADEDSVTALFDAAEATLGGVDGLFNNAGIGHIGPSAQHPLTDWQRVIDINLTGAFLVAKHAIARMEAAEGGAIVNCASILGNFGQSQTAAYSAAKGGVVNLTRTLALEYARKGIRVNTVSPGYIITPLLDALDQETKDYLAGLHAMGRMGQPEEVARAVTFLLSDEASFITGSQLLVDGGFTAGKS; from the coding sequence ATGCGCATGGCAGAGCGGAGGGTCATCGTCACCGGCGGGGCCAGTGGTATCGGCGAGGCGACGGTTCGCGACCTGGTGATCCAGGGGGCGCGGGTCATTATCGCCGACCTCGATGATGAGCGTGGGCCCGGACTGGCCGAGGAACTGGGTGAACAGGTGACCTACCAGCGGACCGATGTGGCCGACGAGGACTCCGTGACCGCCCTCTTCGATGCCGCGGAGGCGACCCTGGGCGGGGTGGACGGCCTCTTCAACAACGCCGGCATCGGCCACATCGGCCCCTCGGCCCAGCATCCGCTCACCGACTGGCAGCGGGTCATCGACATCAACCTCACCGGGGCCTTCCTGGTGGCCAAGCACGCCATTGCCCGCATGGAGGCCGCCGAGGGCGGGGCCATCGTCAACTGCGCCTCCATCCTTGGGAATTTCGGCCAGTCCCAGACCGCCGCCTATTCCGCCGCCAAGGGGGGCGTGGTCAACCTCACCCGGACCCTGGCGCTGGAGTACGCCCGGAAGGGGATCCGGGTGAACACCGTCTCCCCGGGCTACATCATCACGCCCTTGCTGGACGCCCTGGATCAGGAGACCAAGGACTACCTGGCCGGGCTCCACGCCATGGGGCGCATGGGCCAGCCGGAGGAGGTGGCGCGTGCCGTGACCTTCCTGCTATCCGACGAGGCCTCCTTCATCACCGGGTCGCAGCTGCTGGTGGATGGCGGCTTCACCGCCGGCAAGAGCTGA
- a CDS encoding DUF5615 family PIN-like protein, with protein sequence MAAHRFLCDEMYKGLARWLRAAGYDTAIATDGAPDREVVARACAEDRWLVTRDAGIAEHAAAGPCLILLEQERPEAAAAELADRLGLDWYHAPFTRCLLCNTPLETPPEAVAARAPADVAGPLRWCPTCDRLYWEGSHTRRMRRGLQRLHEEADRG encoded by the coding sequence ATGGCCGCCCACCGCTTCCTCTGTGACGAGATGTACAAGGGGCTCGCCCGCTGGCTCCGGGCGGCGGGCTACGACACCGCCATCGCCACCGACGGCGCCCCGGATCGGGAGGTCGTCGCCCGCGCCTGTGCCGAGGACCGGTGGCTGGTGACCCGGGACGCCGGGATCGCCGAGCACGCCGCTGCCGGGCCCTGCCTGATCCTGCTGGAACAGGAGCGGCCGGAGGCGGCCGCGGCGGAGCTGGCCGACCGCCTGGGCCTCGACTGGTACCACGCCCCCTTCACCCGCTGCCTGCTCTGCAACACCCCCCTGGAGACCCCGCCGGAGGCCGTGGCCGCCCGGGCGCCCGCGGATGTCGCCGGCCCCCTGCGCTGGTGCCCGACCTGCGACCGGCTCTATTGGGAGGGCAGCCATACTCGCCGCATGCGCCGCGGCCTGCAACGGCTGCATGAGGAGGCGGACCGTGGCTGA
- a CDS encoding outer membrane beta-barrel protein, with product MPPRPFLRTLGLLALALPMAATSAEEEDGGGEPAYFGGSYLDFAEREAPDDQYSPSGLMLRIGQRFNENVAVDFQAGASQTVSDFQVSRFTGLFLQLGGQWERIHFYTQLGPARAELEMNDTTEVNDGIAYGFGARVSPSDSFDIVVEWMDYTLGAEERLDSIGIGFIRPFGQE from the coding sequence ATGCCACCACGCCCGTTCCTGCGCACCCTGGGGCTCCTCGCCCTGGCCCTGCCCATGGCGGCTACTTCCGCAGAGGAAGAGGACGGCGGCGGAGAGCCCGCCTACTTCGGTGGGAGCTATCTCGACTTCGCCGAGCGCGAGGCGCCGGATGACCAGTACTCCCCCAGCGGGTTGATGCTCCGCATCGGCCAGCGCTTCAACGAGAACGTCGCCGTGGACTTCCAGGCCGGCGCCTCGCAGACGGTGAGCGACTTCCAGGTCTCGCGTTTCACCGGCCTCTTCCTCCAGCTCGGTGGTCAGTGGGAGCGTATCCACTTCTACACCCAGCTCGGTCCGGCCCGCGCCGAGCTCGAGATGAATGACACCACCGAGGTCAATGACGGCATCGCCTACGGCTTCGGTGCCCGGGTCAGCCCCTCCGATTCCTTCGACATCGTCGTCGAGTGGATGGACTATACCCTGGGCGCCGAGGAACGGCTGGACTCCATCGGCATCGGCTTCATCCGCCCCTTCGGCCAGGAGTGA
- a CDS encoding DUF427 domain-containing protein, protein MTDDNPFQIHPEARRITVGSGLAVSDHALRVEQPPVMPAWYLPAGEVDGRFLIATNHCSYIQWVGETCWFDLVDGTSNAAWLHPDPSPLLAALGDRIAFDPHRVTIYLDGEPALASTRFMSPASRGIGPIPAPR, encoded by the coding sequence GTGACGGACGACAACCCCTTCCAGATCCATCCGGAGGCGCGCCGTATCACCGTCGGCAGCGGCCTGGCGGTCAGCGATCACGCCCTCCGGGTGGAGCAGCCTCCGGTGATGCCGGCCTGGTATCTCCCCGCTGGCGAGGTGGATGGCCGCTTTCTGATCGCCACGAACCACTGCAGCTACATCCAGTGGGTAGGCGAAACCTGCTGGTTCGATCTCGTCGACGGTACCTCGAATGCCGCCTGGCTCCACCCGGATCCCTCACCGTTGCTGGCCGCCCTGGGTGACCGGATCGCCTTCGACCCCCACCGGGTCACCATCTACCTCGACGGAGAGCCGGCCCTCGCCTCGACGCGGTTCATGTCACCGGCGTCGCGGGGAATCGGGCCGATTCCGGCGCCTCGATGA